In the genome of Nocardioides seonyuensis, one region contains:
- a CDS encoding TadE family type IV pilus minor pilin, translating into MRAAPAAGRGAGERGAVTAELALGLPLLLAVALGMVWLLAAGAAQVQVIDASREAARAIARGDDQVAAVVVAQRVAPEGTDVEVSLEGGRVVVTASAKVKGPGGLFSHLPEVRVSADAVALVEE; encoded by the coding sequence ATGCGTGCCGCGCCGGCTGCCGGCCGCGGTGCAGGTGAGCGCGGCGCCGTCACCGCCGAGCTCGCCCTTGGCCTGCCACTGCTGTTGGCAGTCGCGCTCGGCATGGTCTGGCTCCTGGCGGCCGGTGCCGCGCAGGTGCAGGTGATCGACGCGTCCCGCGAGGCGGCGCGAGCGATCGCGCGCGGCGACGACCAGGTCGCTGCGGTCGTCGTCGCGCAGCGAGTCGCCCCTGAGGGTACGGACGTCGAGGTGAGCCTCGAGGGCGGTCGAGTCGTGGTCACGGCGTCGGCGAAGGTGAAGGGCCCCGGTGGGCTGTTCTCCCACCTTCCCGAAGTCAGGGTCAGTGCCGATGCGGTGGCGCTGGTGGAGGAGTGA
- a CDS encoding DUF4244 domain-containing protein, translating to MRHLTPTRPEQGITTAEYAVGTAAGAGFAGLLYKLLTGGFGDQLLNTLFDHVLSLLGIS from the coding sequence ATGCGCCACCTCACCCCCACACGCCCTGAGCAGGGCATCACCACGGCCGAGTACGCCGTCGGCACCGCCGCAGGTGCCGGCTTCGCCGGACTGCTCTACAAGCTGCTGACCGGCGGTTTCGGCGACCAGCTGCTCAACACCCTGTTCGACCACGTGCTGTCGTTGCTCGGCATCAGCTGA
- a CDS encoding type II secretion system F family protein codes for MLGPLGQALVRSQRTGASVAETVERLADELEREAAATAEDRARRVGVVAAVPLGLCLLPAFMLLGIVPSVAALLASITT; via the coding sequence GTGCTCGGCCCGCTCGGTCAGGCCCTGGTCCGCTCCCAGCGCACCGGTGCCTCGGTCGCGGAGACCGTCGAGCGCCTCGCCGACGAGCTGGAGCGCGAGGCGGCCGCCACCGCCGAGGACCGCGCCCGTCGGGTCGGGGTGGTCGCTGCCGTGCCACTCGGCCTGTGCCTGCTGCCCGCGTTCATGCTCCTGGGCATCGTGCCGAGCGTGGCCGCTCTGCTCGCCTCGATCACGACGTGA
- a CDS encoding type II secretion system F family protein, with amino-acid sequence MSDLVVAALAASAAALWWGPRPSRLRPAGPGRSPMRLPTGPEPSSLQRARSLLRGRRTSAEAARAVLDVCDLLAAELTAGRPPGAALVLASGRWPPLAPVSEAFVLGGDVPTALRRVAATVPGAGDLRVVAAAWQVAHHSGHGLARALERVARGIRARRRTRRVVESELASARATARLVAVLPVAVLAMGSGAGGDPWAFLLTTPVGIGCLVAGGLLTALGLGWIELIAERAVPW; translated from the coding sequence GTGAGCGACCTGGTGGTCGCCGCCCTGGCCGCGAGCGCCGCGGCCCTGTGGTGGGGGCCGCGTCCATCCAGGCTGCGTCCTGCCGGGCCGGGTCGGTCGCCGATGCGCCTGCCGACAGGTCCGGAGCCGTCGTCGCTCCAGCGGGCGCGGTCTCTGCTGCGCGGTCGTCGTACCTCCGCGGAGGCCGCACGTGCCGTGCTCGACGTCTGCGACCTGTTGGCAGCCGAGCTGACGGCCGGTCGACCCCCCGGTGCGGCGCTCGTCCTGGCCAGTGGCCGGTGGCCTCCCTTGGCGCCGGTCTCCGAGGCCTTCGTCCTCGGGGGCGACGTGCCCACGGCGCTGCGACGGGTGGCGGCAACCGTGCCGGGAGCGGGCGACCTGCGGGTCGTCGCCGCCGCCTGGCAGGTCGCCCACCACTCCGGCCACGGACTCGCGCGCGCGCTCGAGCGCGTGGCGCGCGGCATCCGTGCACGGCGTCGCACGCGCCGGGTCGTGGAGTCCGAGCTCGCCTCTGCCCGAGCGACGGCCCGCCTGGTCGCAGTGCTGCCGGTGGCCGTTCTCGCGATGGGCTCGGGCGCCGGTGGCGATCCGTGGGCGTTCCTGCTCACCACCCCGGTGGGGATCGGCTGCCTGGTCGCCGGCGGCCTCCTCACAGCCCTCGGGCTGGGCTGGATCGAGCTGATCGCCGAGCGGGCGGTCCCGTGGTGA
- a CDS encoding TadA family conjugal transfer-associated ATPase — protein MTQVAAHVLDEVRSRLAVGSGELTPHRVAEALRAAGRPVGDATVLAVHDALRRDVLGAGPLEPLLRMPDVTDVLVNGPDQVWVERPTGLELTEVRFPDDDAVRRLAQRLAATGGRRIDDATPHCDVRLPDGTRFHAVLAPTSRPGTVISLRLVRDRGFTLDDLVDSGALPPDGARLLAKVVAARLAFLVTGGTGTGKTTLLSALLSTTDPRERLVLVEDSSELRPDHPHVVGLEARPANVEGAGEITLRTLVRQALRMRPDRLVVGEVRGGEVVELLAALNTGHAGGCGTLHANSAADVPARVEALALAAGLPREAAHSQLGAALDVVVHLGRDRDGRRRVRELAVPVRSADGLVSMVTAVTIGQSLGEGPGADLLATAIAERA, from the coding sequence GTGACCCAGGTGGCGGCACACGTGCTGGACGAGGTGCGGTCGCGACTGGCGGTCGGATCAGGAGAGCTCACCCCGCACCGGGTGGCCGAAGCCCTGCGAGCAGCCGGGAGGCCGGTGGGCGACGCCACCGTGCTGGCGGTCCACGACGCGCTCCGCCGCGACGTGCTGGGCGCCGGTCCCCTCGAGCCGCTGCTCAGGATGCCCGACGTCACCGACGTCCTCGTCAACGGGCCCGACCAGGTCTGGGTGGAGAGGCCGACAGGGCTGGAGCTCACCGAGGTGCGATTCCCCGACGACGATGCAGTGCGGCGGCTCGCGCAACGACTGGCCGCCACCGGCGGGCGCCGGATCGACGACGCCACGCCCCACTGCGACGTCCGGCTGCCCGACGGGACCCGCTTCCACGCGGTGCTCGCTCCGACCTCCCGCCCCGGCACGGTCATCTCGCTGCGACTCGTGCGCGACCGCGGGTTCACCCTCGACGACCTGGTCGACTCCGGCGCCCTGCCCCCCGACGGCGCCAGGCTCCTGGCCAAGGTGGTCGCGGCCCGGCTCGCATTCCTCGTCACCGGCGGCACCGGAACCGGCAAGACCACGCTCCTGTCCGCACTGCTGTCGACGACCGACCCACGGGAGCGGCTCGTCCTGGTCGAGGACTCCAGCGAGCTGCGCCCCGACCACCCCCACGTCGTCGGGCTCGAAGCCCGCCCGGCCAATGTCGAGGGCGCCGGAGAGATCACCCTGCGCACCCTCGTGCGCCAAGCGCTGCGGATGCGTCCTGACCGACTCGTCGTGGGAGAGGTGCGCGGGGGCGAGGTCGTCGAGCTGCTGGCGGCCCTCAACACGGGGCATGCGGGAGGCTGCGGCACGCTCCACGCCAACTCCGCGGCCGACGTGCCGGCCCGGGTCGAGGCGCTTGCCCTCGCCGCCGGTCTCCCGCGCGAGGCCGCGCACAGCCAGCTCGGCGCGGCGCTCGACGTCGTCGTCCACCTGGGCCGAGACCGGGACGGCCGACGCCGGGTTCGCGAGCTGGCGGTGCCCGTGCGGTCCGCCGACGGGCTGGTCTCGATGGTGACCGCGGTGACCATCGGGCAGTCCCTCGGCGAGGGGCCCGGCGCCGACCTGCTCGCCACCGCCATCGCCGAGCGAGCGTGA
- the ssd gene encoding septum site-determining protein Ssd, giving the protein MTALLLTRCPALHAEVSRLAAAAGIEPRVLDDPVDALAEWSSAQVVLVGDDVADDLAAVGPGRRGDVHVVGISPPDAVFRAAVWLGAESVLDVAAAGDHLVELLTDVGEPAADGRLVGVVGGAGGVGATTLACALAQAGGERSPTLLVDTDPLGPGLDRLLGLEECPGVRWDELHATSGRLGARALRESVPRGDGPGVLTWSGARGSLDPTTLRETLSAARRGHDLVVVDLARHGGATTIELVGRCDAVLVVAPATLAGVASTARLVAALGGLDAPAGLVLRPGDVSHHDAAAATGLEVVHELGHQRGIAQSVDLGLGPLTSRRGPLARAVRILLPWTTPRAPRRGTARTGAAA; this is encoded by the coding sequence ATGACCGCACTGCTCCTGACCCGATGCCCCGCCCTTCACGCCGAGGTCAGCCGACTGGCCGCTGCGGCCGGCATCGAGCCGCGCGTGCTCGACGACCCGGTCGATGCCCTCGCGGAGTGGTCGTCGGCCCAGGTGGTGCTGGTCGGCGACGACGTCGCCGACGACCTGGCGGCCGTGGGGCCGGGTCGTCGCGGTGACGTGCACGTCGTGGGCATCTCGCCTCCGGACGCGGTGTTCCGCGCTGCCGTGTGGCTCGGGGCCGAGTCGGTGCTCGACGTGGCCGCGGCGGGAGACCACCTGGTCGAGCTGCTCACCGACGTGGGCGAGCCGGCCGCCGACGGCCGCCTCGTCGGCGTCGTCGGCGGGGCCGGCGGCGTGGGTGCCACGACCCTGGCCTGCGCCCTCGCCCAGGCGGGCGGCGAGCGCAGTCCGACGCTGCTCGTGGACACCGATCCCCTGGGCCCGGGCCTGGACCGGCTGCTGGGGTTGGAGGAGTGTCCCGGCGTCCGGTGGGACGAGCTGCACGCGACGAGCGGTCGGCTGGGGGCGCGGGCCCTGCGCGAGTCGGTGCCGCGCGGCGACGGACCCGGCGTGCTCACCTGGTCCGGCGCGAGGGGTTCGCTGGACCCGACGACGCTGCGAGAGACCTTGTCGGCGGCCCGGCGTGGCCACGACCTCGTCGTGGTCGACCTGGCCCGCCATGGCGGGGCCACCACCATCGAGCTGGTGGGCCGGTGCGACGCCGTGCTCGTCGTGGCCCCGGCGACGCTCGCCGGCGTGGCGTCCACCGCGCGGCTGGTCGCTGCTCTCGGAGGCCTCGACGCACCCGCCGGCCTGGTCCTGCGGCCGGGGGACGTGAGCCACCACGACGCCGCCGCGGCGACCGGGCTCGAGGTCGTCCACGAGCTCGGTCACCAACGTGGCATCGCGCAGTCCGTCGACCTCGGGCTCGGTCCGCTGACGTCCCGGCGCGGTCCGCTCGCGCGCGCGGTCCGCATCCTCCTGCCCTGGACCACACCGCGTGCTCCTCGCCGAGGGACCGCTCGAACGGGTGCCGCGGCGTGA
- a CDS encoding HAD family hydrolase: MSRPTAAFFDLDKTIIAKSSTLAFSKPFQAGGLITRAAMLRAAYAQFVFAVGGADHDQMERMRQFMSQMCAGWDVATVREIVTDTLLNVVEPLVYAEAVNLIEEHRLAGREIVIVSASGAEVVGPIGEMLGADHVIATRMEIVDGHYTGQIDYYAYAEEKARAIEQLARERGYDLADCFAYSDSITDVHMLEVVGHPFAVNPDKELRRIAAERGWSVLGFVRPVALRTRFQLPPARPTLAALAVGGAVAAGGVLWANRRRNQAGV; encoded by the coding sequence ATGTCCCGCCCCACCGCGGCGTTCTTCGATCTCGACAAGACGATCATCGCCAAGTCGAGCACGCTCGCCTTCTCCAAGCCGTTCCAGGCGGGAGGCCTGATCACGCGCGCCGCGATGCTCCGGGCGGCCTACGCGCAGTTCGTCTTCGCGGTCGGCGGCGCGGACCACGACCAGATGGAACGGATGCGGCAGTTCATGTCGCAGATGTGTGCCGGCTGGGACGTCGCGACCGTCCGCGAGATCGTCACCGACACCTTGCTCAACGTCGTCGAGCCGCTGGTCTACGCAGAGGCGGTCAACCTCATCGAGGAGCACCGTCTCGCCGGCCGCGAGATCGTGATCGTGAGTGCGAGCGGTGCCGAGGTCGTCGGCCCCATCGGGGAGATGCTTGGCGCGGACCACGTCATCGCGACGCGCATGGAGATCGTCGACGGCCACTACACCGGCCAGATCGACTACTACGCCTATGCGGAGGAGAAGGCCCGCGCCATCGAGCAGCTCGCTCGAGAGCGCGGCTACGACCTCGCCGACTGCTTCGCCTACAGCGACTCCATCACCGACGTCCACATGCTCGAGGTGGTCGGTCATCCCTTCGCGGTCAACCCAGACAAGGAGCTGCGCCGCATCGCCGCCGAGCGGGGTTGGTCGGTGCTGGGGTTCGTGCGGCCGGTCGCCCTGCGCACGAGGTTCCAGCTGCCCCCGGCCCGTCCAACCCTCGCTGCCCTGGCGGTCGGCGGCGCCGTCGCCGCGGGCGGTGTCCTGTGGGCGAACAGGCGCCGCAACCAGGCCGGGGTCTGA
- a CDS encoding oxidoreductase has translation MTTDPLAWLAELEGVPSAYAATRDGIDVLLRDRGLRRTTPETTAESLLLGAHASAVLEGSASSLEEVRAGAGDQVANDAVRLSSSMLGLAPLLKTAPLQAIARLHAVVGSSSLAPDELGRPRDAASADRLRGVSELLLSDTSAPALLVAAVAHADVATAAPFASHNGIVARALERLVLVSRGVDAKSLVVPEAGHLALRKEYESNLRAYRDGGPSGVHAWALYAAEAFAAGADASPLRT, from the coding sequence GTGACCACCGACCCGCTGGCCTGGCTCGCCGAACTCGAGGGTGTGCCGTCTGCCTACGCCGCCACCCGTGACGGCATCGACGTGCTGCTGCGCGACCGCGGCCTTCGTCGTACGACACCCGAGACGACCGCCGAGTCGCTCCTGCTGGGCGCCCACGCCTCAGCGGTGCTCGAGGGATCGGCCTCCTCGCTGGAAGAGGTCCGCGCCGGTGCCGGCGACCAGGTCGCGAACGACGCGGTGCGACTGTCGTCCTCGATGCTGGGCCTCGCGCCGCTGCTCAAGACCGCCCCGCTGCAGGCGATCGCCCGGCTGCACGCCGTCGTCGGTTCGTCCTCCCTCGCGCCTGACGAGCTCGGGCGGCCACGCGACGCCGCTTCGGCGGACCGTCTGCGCGGGGTGTCCGAGCTGTTGCTGAGCGACACGTCGGCGCCGGCGCTGCTCGTCGCGGCGGTCGCGCACGCCGACGTCGCGACGGCGGCACCCTTCGCCTCCCACAACGGCATCGTCGCGCGCGCCCTGGAGCGGCTGGTGCTGGTCTCGCGGGGGGTCGACGCCAAGTCGCTCGTGGTTCCCGAGGCGGGTCACCTGGCCCTGCGGAAGGAGTACGAGTCCAACCTGCGTGCCTACCGCGACGGCGGGCCGAGCGGCGTGCACGCCTGGGCGCTCTATGCGGCCGAGGCCTTCGCAGCCGGGGCGGACGCCTCGCCGCTGCGCACGTGA